The Shewanella halotolerans region TCATTAACAGAGACAAGCTCTCTCAAAAAAGAGACGATCTCGATAAAAGAGATATTATGGATTCAGTATTGGATTTAACCAAAGAAAACATTCAACAAGTGGTCGATGCCTCCATGCAGCAGGTGGTGGTCATGACGTTTTGGAGCCAGCAGAGCCCGGAGAGCCTGCAGCTGATGCAGACGCTGAACCAGATCGCGGCACAGGGGCGTTTTGTATTGGCCAAGGTCAACTGCGATCAGGAGATGGAGATAGCCAACTATTTTCAGATCCAGAGCCTGCCGACCACCTTGGTGTTAAAAGAGGGTAAGCCGGTCGATGGCTTTGCCGGCCTGCAGGAGGCGGCGCAAATCGAGGCCTTACTCGACCAGCATCTGCCTAAGGCCTGGCAAGTCGCGCTTAATCAGGCCAAGGTCCAGCTCGCCGAGGGCGATACAGAAGGGGCGCTGCCGCTGCTCAAGCAAGCCTATCAGGAGTGTCAGACGGCCGAGGTATCCTTGGTGTATGCCGATGCGCTGCTGGCCGTGTCAGACATCAATCAGGCGAAGGTGCTACTCGATGGTATCGGCCTTGCCGATCAAGACGCCTACTATCAGAGCCTCAAGGCCAAGCTCTCCCTGGTGCTGGACGCCGCCGATACGCCGGAGATCAGAAGTCTGCTGGATGATGTCGAACAAGACCCCTTTGATTATGCCAAGCTCTTGTCCCTTGCCAAGGCGCTTCATGGCGCCAAGCGCGATGAAGAAGCGCTCGAGCGTCTCTATCTGGTATTAAAGACAGATCTGCAGGCCCAGCAAGGTGAGATCAAGCTGCTTTTCATGGAGATCCTCACCGCATTAGGCCAGGGACATGCCGTGGCCAATCAATATCGCCGCAAATTATACACCTTGCTCTACTAGGGCCTGTTTTTCTTTGCTGTTTGTTTTTGCAGCAGTTTGTGGGTGATTTATACAAGGCAGAGCCTGTGCGTGTAGTGTTTTTATAAACCAGAGTTACACCAACGGGCGAGAACGCTGTAAAAATGGCCTACAAACACTGCCCAATGGGTTCATCTAAACACGCACTGTACTTTATGATAGGCTTCCTGCCCTTCACCGTGGGCGGTCAGCGACGCTGTTAGAAATCGTTCCAGACGATTTCTTGGTTGTTCGCCATTCACATAGAGTAACTATGCTTCATGACTCTCGCCTCGTGCAAAACGCGTTTAGATTGAACAAAAATTAAACTTGAAAGTACAACAGCCCCTAATGAGTCTCTGCATCGGGTTGTCATACCAGTGATATATGCTGACCTGGTCGCTTTATAAGGTGGTATCTGTGGTATCAGCCTAAAGTCGAATTAAAACTGGCCATGCGGCCCTTCAAATAGGCGCCCATTTGTGCGAAGATCGCCGCCCAGATAAAACTAATAATCAAATTTATGCGAAATAAGAGGACTCTCAGATGCGCATTATGCTATTAGGTGCCCCAGGTGCCGGTAAAGGTACTCAAGCCCAATTCATCATGGAAAAATACGGTGTGCCACAAATTTCTACGGGCGACATGCTCCGTGCAGCCGTTAAAGCGGGAACGCCTCTGGGTCTAGAAGCCAAGAAAGTGATGGATGCAGGACAGTTGGTTTCTGATGAGCTGATTATTGGACTGGTTAAAGAGCGTATCACCCAAGACGATTGCGCCAAGGGCTTCCTGCTCGACGGTTTCCCACGCACCATTCCTCAGGCCGATGCCATGGCGGCTAGCGGTATCGATATCGATCACGTGATCGAAATCGACGTGCCAGACGAAGAGATCGTTAAGCGCATGAGCGGTCGTCGTGTACACCCAGGCTCTGGCCGTGTTTACCACATCGTTTACAACCCACCTAAGGTGGAAGGTAAAGACGATGTAACCGGCGAAGATCTGGCTATCCGCCCAGATGACGAAGAGAGTACAGTGCGTAAGCGTCTAGGCATCTACCATGAACAGACTAAGCCGCTGGTTGAGTACTATGGTAAAGTCGCCGAGCAAGGTAAGCTGACCTACAACAAGTTCGACGGCACCCAGAGTGTTGGTGCTGTGAGCGAAGCTATCGTTAAGGCGATTGGCTAATCCCGCTCCTATAAAGTGAAGCGCTATATGAGCTGCTTCTCATATTTGAAAAAGCCCACCTAGGTGGGCTTTTTTTATGTCAAGGTGGGTGCTAGCCTATCGCTATCCTTGCCAGAGAATATGAGTAGAGTAATTCTTGAATAAAGTCGACAACTTATCTCCTGCTAAGCTTGGTGTTTTGCTGGTTAATCTCGGCACACCCGATACACCAACGCCTAAAGATGTAAAGCAGTTCTTAAAACAGTTTCTCAGCGATCCCCGTGTGGTCGACCTAAATCCCTGGATCTGGAAACCCATACTCAATGGCATCATATTAAATACGCGCCCTAAGGCAGTAGCCAAGCTCTATGAGTCTATCTGGTGGCCCGAGGGCTCGCCTCTGATGGTGATCAGTGAGCGCCAACGTGAGGCGCTGAGTGCGATTCTAAAAGCGCGTCATGGTCACGATGTTCCGGTGGAGTTGGGGATGAGTTACGGCAACCCCTCGTTGACAGCTGGGATAGATAGCTTGCTGGCGAAAGGGGTGGAGCGCCTCGTCGTATTGCCGTTATATCCCCAGTATTCCTGCTCGACCGTGGCACCGGTATTCGATGCCATCGCCAGTGACTATAAGGGCAGACGCAACTATCCCGAGACCCGCTTCAGTAAAGAATATTTCGAGCACCCGGCCTATATCGCGGCGCTGGCCGATTCAGTGCGGCGTCACTGGCAAGATAAGGGTCAGGGTGATTGCCTCTTGATGTCTTTTCATGGTGTGCCACTGCGTTATGTGACTGAGGGCGATCCCTATCAGCACCAGTGTCAACGCACTGCCGAGCTACTAGCCGAGGCCTTGGGATTGACCGAGTCACAGTGGCGCCTGTGTTTTCAATCGAAATTTGGTAAGGAGGAATGGCTGACACCGGCAACGGATGCGCTGCTCGAGAGCCTGCCGGGTCAAGGGATTAAGCGTGTGGACATTCTATGTCCGGCTTTCGCCGTCGATTGTTTGGAGACGCTTGAAGAGATCTCGATTGGCGGCAAGGAGAGCTTTATCGAGGCGGGCGGTGAGGCCTATCATTTCATCCCTTGTCTGAACGAGGATGAAGCTCACATGCAACTGCTTGCGGACTTGGTCGATGAGCAGGCGGCGGGCTGGCTTAAATCTTAAGCAAAGAACCTTAGGTAAACGGCATAAATCACTGCCCGATGCTATTTTATATGGTACGATCTGCCGCCGTTTTTTTGAGGCGATGGCGTCCGCGTAGCATTAACCAAAACGCGGCCTGGTAGACAGCAGACTAAGGGGGTCTAGTGTGCTGTTTATTCTTATTTGATTCTGCATGGATGCATTAGAGTGAGTTCTGTATGAAGTTTCCCGGTCAACGTAAGTCGAAACATTACTTTCCAGTTAAGAATCGCGATCCATTATTGGCGCAGTTAACCCTGCAGCCGCAGCATATTTCAACCCACATCAGTGGAATTGATCAGACACTGGTCGACATCGAGGCCAAAGTGGGCGACGAGCTGCTTAGCCGTTACGCCCTGCCGAAAGGAAACTCGACACTGATCGATGATGAGAAGGCGCACCAACTTTACACAGAACTGAAGTCTTCTGAGCTGATCAGCGATGAATTTGCCGGTGGCACCATAGGTAACACGGTACACAACTACTCTATTCTCGCCGACGATCGCTCCGTGCTGTTTGGGGTGATGAGCAATCATATCGAGGTGGGCAGCTACGCCTATCGTTATCTGTGCAACACCTCTTCTAAGGTAGATCTTAATTTTCTGCAGCCGGTCGATGGGCCTATCGGTCGTTGTTTCACCCTGATCTCAGAGTGCGGCGAGCGCACCTTTGCCATCAGCAAGGGCTCGATGGATAAACTTACGCCGGAATATATCGACCAGGAGATAGTGCAGACCTCGTCGGCGCTAGTGCTTACCGCCTATCTGATGCGCGCGAGCGGTGGCGATAGGATCACAGATGCCGCATTAAAAGCCATCGAGTATGCCAAGGCGGCAGATGTGCCCGTAGTGCTAACCCTGGGGACACGCTTCCTTATTGAGGAAGATCCCCAGTGGTGGATCGAATTCATTAAGGAAAATGTCACTATACTGGCGATGAACGAAGATGAGGGCGAAGCCCTGACCGGCTTAAAAGATCCCTTGAGTGCCAGCAATGCGGCATTAGAGTGGTGTGATATGGTGCTCACCACGGCAGGTCCGCTGGGGCTCTACACCGCGGGCTATACCGAGGACTCCGAGAAGCGCGAAACCAGTCATACGCTGCTACCTGGCGCAATTCCAGAATTTAATCGCTATGAGTTCTCCAGACCTAAACTAAAGCGCGACTGTCAGACCCCAATTAAGGTGTTTGCGCATATCTCGCCTTATATGGGCGGTCCTGAGATCATACGTAACACCAATGGCGCGGGCGATGGTGCGCTGGCGGCGCTGCTGCACGACCTTGCCTCTAACACCTATCATAAGGCCAATGTGCCGGGGTCGAGCAAGCATAAGCGAGACGGCCTGTGTTACTCCTCTTTCTCGCAGATCTGTAAGTACGCTAACCGTGTAGCCTACGAGGTATTGGCGCAGCACAGTCCACGTCTGTCTCGCGGCTTGCCTGAGCGGGAAGACAGCCTGGAAGAAGCTTACTGGGAAAGATAGGCTATTGGGAAAGATAGGCTATTGGGAAAGATAGACTTTGGCAGTTTTAAATAGGCCTGCACGGTTTTAGCGAGGCTTGTTTAAGTTAATTCCCGTTCTACCCCATATAAATTAAATAGAAAAGGCGTCCATAGGACGCCTTTTTTGCTTCAATTGAACGATGAAATCTATGGTTTTACTCTTTAAGTTCCGCATTGACCTGATCGACAAAGCTACCGGCAGTTTTACCAGCTTGAGGGTCATCAAAGGTCTCTTGATTAAAGGCATTTTCCGATTTGGCAATGATAAGCGTCGCAACCGAGTCTCCGGTGACGTTGACTGCGGTGCGCACCATATCCAGCAGTCTGTCGACCCCCATGATAAGGGCGATACCTTCGACAGGCAGACCCACCTGATTAAGCACCATGGCTAGCATGATAAGACCGACACCTGGTACACCTGCTGTGCCGATAGAGGCTAGGGTTGCTGTGACCACCACCATGGCATAGTCGGTGATAGTGAGGTCGATACCAAATACTTGGGCAATAAACACCGTGGCGACACCCTGCATAATCGCCGTGCCGTCCATGTTAATGGTGGCGCCAAGCGGCAGAGTGAAAGAGGCAACCTTGTTATCCACCCCTAGACGGTGTTCAGAGGTTTCTAGCGTCACCGGTAGCGTGGCATTTGAGCTAGCCGTACTAAAGGCGAACAGCTGCACATCGCGCATCTTACGAATAAAGGTAAAGGGACTGAGTCCGGAGAAGAGTTTTAATAGCACTGGGTAGCTAACGAAGGCGTGGACTAATAACACCGCCAGAACTACCGCGAAATATTTAACGACGCTTTCAAATGTCTCGAGACCTAAGGTTAAGGCGAGTTTACCCATGAGGGCAAATATACCGTAGGGGGCCAGTTGCATGATGAGAGTGACCACGCGCATGATCACTTCATTTAAGTCATTAAATAGTGCCGATACACGTTTGCCGCGCTCGCCAATATGGGAAATTGCAAAGCCAAAGATCACCGCAAAGATGATGATCTGTAGCATATTCCCCTCTGTCATCGCCTGTATCGGGTTGCGGGGAACCAGATTGATCAAGACATCGGAAAGGCTAGGGGCCTCTTTCACACTGTACTGCATGTTCTCTGCTGCTAGCGAGGCGTTACCTGGATGAACGAGCAGCGCGACCAAGATGGCCATAGATAGCGCAATCGCCGTGGTAAACAGATAAAAAGCGATGGTTTTTCCACCGAGCCTGCCAAGGGATGATGGGTCACTCAGCGAGCAGGTACCACAGACCAGGGAGATGAAGACCAAAGGGACGACCAACATCTGTAAACTCGAGATAAAAATACTGCCGACCACGTTCAATAAGCCGTTAGTAATATACTCTTCGATAAACTCACTACCGGGGAAAAAACTGCGTAGCAGTAGCCCGATTAAAATGCCTCCGGCCATACCTATGAGTATTTTTCCGGTGAGGCCTAATTTTTTGTTTTGCGTGCCAGCCATAGTGCTTCCTGTATTATTTTTATGCTTTTCAATTTGCACCTAAAGCCTAGCAAGAAACCCTAGGTGATGAAACGGCTAAATAGTTAAAGTTTTTGTCACTTTTACGCCTTTAATTGCGATTAGTGATGGAAAAGTTATGGGAAAATTGTGTAATGTTAGCCTATAAGTAATAAGCAGATGCTTTTAATGATAATCTGAGTAACAGGGAGTCTGACAATGAAGTCAGCGTTTAAAGTTTTTACCTCATATTTATTTTTGCTTTTTATTGTCGCCTGTAGCGGCGGGGGAAATGTCACAGATGGTGGATCCGGTGGTACACCGACACCGCCAACTATCTCTATTGCTTTATCTATCGATAATACGCAGATCTC contains the following coding sequences:
- a CDS encoding co-chaperone YbbN, whose amino-acid sequence is MDSVLDLTKENIQQVVDASMQQVVVMTFWSQQSPESLQLMQTLNQIAAQGRFVLAKVNCDQEMEIANYFQIQSLPTTLVLKEGKPVDGFAGLQEAAQIEALLDQHLPKAWQVALNQAKVQLAEGDTEGALPLLKQAYQECQTAEVSLVYADALLAVSDINQAKVLLDGIGLADQDAYYQSLKAKLSLVLDAADTPEIRSLLDDVEQDPFDYAKLLSLAKALHGAKRDEEALERLYLVLKTDLQAQQGEIKLLFMEILTALGQGHAVANQYRRKLYTLLY
- the adk gene encoding adenylate kinase translates to MRIMLLGAPGAGKGTQAQFIMEKYGVPQISTGDMLRAAVKAGTPLGLEAKKVMDAGQLVSDELIIGLVKERITQDDCAKGFLLDGFPRTIPQADAMAASGIDIDHVIEIDVPDEEIVKRMSGRRVHPGSGRVYHIVYNPPKVEGKDDVTGEDLAIRPDDEESTVRKRLGIYHEQTKPLVEYYGKVAEQGKLTYNKFDGTQSVGAVSEAIVKAIG
- the hemH gene encoding ferrochelatase — protein: MNKVDNLSPAKLGVLLVNLGTPDTPTPKDVKQFLKQFLSDPRVVDLNPWIWKPILNGIILNTRPKAVAKLYESIWWPEGSPLMVISERQREALSAILKARHGHDVPVELGMSYGNPSLTAGIDSLLAKGVERLVVLPLYPQYSCSTVAPVFDAIASDYKGRRNYPETRFSKEYFEHPAYIAALADSVRRHWQDKGQGDCLLMSFHGVPLRYVTEGDPYQHQCQRTAELLAEALGLTESQWRLCFQSKFGKEEWLTPATDALLESLPGQGIKRVDILCPAFAVDCLETLEEISIGGKESFIEAGGEAYHFIPCLNEDEAHMQLLADLVDEQAAGWLKS
- a CDS encoding inosine/guanosine kinase, with product MKFPGQRKSKHYFPVKNRDPLLAQLTLQPQHISTHISGIDQTLVDIEAKVGDELLSRYALPKGNSTLIDDEKAHQLYTELKSSELISDEFAGGTIGNTVHNYSILADDRSVLFGVMSNHIEVGSYAYRYLCNTSSKVDLNFLQPVDGPIGRCFTLISECGERTFAISKGSMDKLTPEYIDQEIVQTSSALVLTAYLMRASGGDRITDAALKAIEYAKAADVPVVLTLGTRFLIEEDPQWWIEFIKENVTILAMNEDEGEALTGLKDPLSASNAALEWCDMVLTTAGPLGLYTAGYTEDSEKRETSHTLLPGAIPEFNRYEFSRPKLKRDCQTPIKVFAHISPYMGGPEIIRNTNGAGDGALAALLHDLASNTYHKANVPGSSKHKRDGLCYSSFSQICKYANRVAYEVLAQHSPRLSRGLPEREDSLEEAYWER
- a CDS encoding dicarboxylate/amino acid:cation symporter → MAGTQNKKLGLTGKILIGMAGGILIGLLLRSFFPGSEFIEEYITNGLLNVVGSIFISSLQMLVVPLVFISLVCGTCSLSDPSSLGRLGGKTIAFYLFTTAIALSMAILVALLVHPGNASLAAENMQYSVKEAPSLSDVLINLVPRNPIQAMTEGNMLQIIIFAVIFGFAISHIGERGKRVSALFNDLNEVIMRVVTLIMQLAPYGIFALMGKLALTLGLETFESVVKYFAVVLAVLLVHAFVSYPVLLKLFSGLSPFTFIRKMRDVQLFAFSTASSNATLPVTLETSEHRLGVDNKVASFTLPLGATINMDGTAIMQGVATVFIAQVFGIDLTITDYAMVVVTATLASIGTAGVPGVGLIMLAMVLNQVGLPVEGIALIMGVDRLLDMVRTAVNVTGDSVATLIIAKSENAFNQETFDDPQAGKTAGSFVDQVNAELKE